The Nitrospirota bacterium genome includes the window GATCGCCTTCAGCATCGCCGCCACTTCCTTGACCCTCCCCGAGGGCACCAGCGTGAAAACGTTCCGATAAAAATGTACGACGCAGCGCTGCCAGGCGGCCTCCGGGAAGCAGTCGCCCAGCGCCTCCAGCAGGCCCAGGCACTTGTCGGAGGTCACCAGCCGCACGCCCTTCAGGCCGCGCGCCTTGAGGTGCCTCAAGAAGGTCAGCCAGGCCGCCGCGTCCTCCTTGCCGCCCTCCATCACACCCAGCATCTCCCGGAAGCCGTCGGCGTTGACGCCGATGGCCACCAGTACGGCCACGTTCTTGACCTCCCCGCCCCAGTTCCGCTTCAGCCAGATGCCGTCGAGGAACACGTAGGCGTGCTCCCCCTCGATGGGCCGGTTCCGCCAGGCCTCGATGTGGCCGTAGATCTTCTGGTTCAGTTCGCTGACCGTGCTCGGGCTGACGCGCGTGCCCCACAAGGCCTCGGTGATGTCCTCCACCCGCCGCACCGACACCCCGGCCAGGTACATCTCGATCAACGCCTCCTCGACGCTTGACTCGCGGCGCTGGTAGCGCTCGATGATCTGCGTCTCGAACGGCAACTTCCGCAGGCGGGGTACCTGGAGGGCGACCTGCCCCGCTTTGGTGTGCAGTTGGCGGGTGTAGTGCCCGGCGCGCGTGTCCAGCCGCTCCGGACTGCGCTCGTAGCGTGTGGCCCCGCAGAGGGCGTCGGCCTCGGCGTCGAGCAGGGCGTTGAGGGTCTGCTCCACGGAGTCGCGGACCACCTGATGGAGGTGGGCTTTGA containing:
- a CDS encoding IS256 family transposase; this translates as MNPELTTAPEPFRDVIRIDEGQLKAHLHQVVRDSVEQTLNALLDAEADALCGATRYERSPERLDTRAGHYTRQLHTKAGQVALQVPRLRKLPFETQIIERYQRRESSVEEALIEMYLAGVSVRRVEDITEALWGTRVSPSTVSELNQKIYGHIEAWRNRPIEGEHAYVFLDGIWLKRNWGGEVKNVAVLVAIGVNADGFREMLGVMEGGKEDAAAWLTFLRHLKARGLKGVRLVTSDKCLGLLEALGDCFPEAAWQRCVVHFYRNVFTLVPSGRVKEVAAMLKAIHAQEDQEAARQKATQVADKLEALKLPKAAALLREGVVETLSYMAFPREHWTRLRTNNALERILREVRRRTRVVGNFPDGQSALMLVAARLRHIAGTKWGTRRYLDMSRLKEPEAGPVVEPAAAV